ATCCGAGCCAAAAAACGAGATAAACGCGACCAACAAACTAATTTTCAACCATGAccccgtaccaacccgaaccaatatTGAACCATCGTTTCTTCATGATTAAAATGCACCTAACATGATGAAATAATATTTCTAATaactgtaatacacgaaaatagtgaatggaggccaaaatcataaaacgttctttcgagagtcactttggcatattgcaccgtaatttctcgtacgacctctaaccttaaccaaatcatgaacggccaaaaacatgacctttccaactcattgaggtactgtccaatccaaggtcataggctaaaagccaaccaagaattCGAACCAACCTCCTGAACCGagacaaagttgctgtcaaaagtcGCGGCAGCAGCTACGCTTCCTTTGCGTGGTTTATGAATTAATGGCCATTGGagcttgaaccactgaccagagtcccttaccaacatcctaaggcatggctttaaccatggctaaggacACTTGGCCAACCACAACTCAAGCAATTGCTTAGGACCACCCAAAGTTCAAACCGAGGACGCCAAAATTCTGTACTCTGGTGTATTGAATTGTTGGGCTGTCATGTATCGTTCCAGTGGTCATAttatcgaccatggctcgatttatacatgatgaggtattgtatgaaccatggctaagggctaaaatccaaccaagatccacccaaaccCCCAAAAGCCGAAGCCTCATTCACCCAGAAAATGAACAAAATCGAAGAGCACTTATgttgttgttttaaaattttgatgtaTCCGTGAACCAAGTCTTGAAAggccatcttggtcacgtcttagacatgctaagggagggttctaaccatggttagaGGCCCTGGGCCAATGAAGATTCGAACTCTCACCATAGACAACCAAACACAAAATTGTGACTCTAACTTGCAACTATGGGAAAGTTGCTATCAGACCTTCATCCTGCGTGTATGGGCTTGAACTAATGAACCAACATGACCCTAACatactctaaatcatgcctagatgcagccttgagtgcctggaaccGACCAACTTCCTgtaaccaacaaaaacaatccAACCGTGAGGTACAAAGCAATGGCCGAGAGGGCTGAACAGAATTTTTgtaaatttgctgtcatttttgcCTTGATTCGTGAATCATGAACATGgaatggttaaaaaaatatctataggacttgattgaagagaaaatgaacaatatatggATGCCTGGAAATTGGTTGAAGAAGAAAACAAACTatacgacgaacacggcgcggcaGAGTCggagtttcttttctttcttgttttcttgCTCTAACTCACGATTTTTGCTGCTGCTATcactgaaattttcgaagcTTAAGGATGGAGGGATGCTAGATTATGAAGGTGATGGTTACAAGGGTGATAAATGAGTCAAGAATGCATTTAGATGGAAGTTTCATGTGAGGAGATTGAATGGCAATATGAAAGGTTTCTTTTCCTTTCTAGCTGTACGAAATGTAAGGGAATTGGTGGGTGTGATGACCAAAATTTGTTGTCTAATGCAAggtaaaaatattgcttaaattttgtattttgaattcttaaagttttaaacactcgatatgtattttagtgaatcaataatttaattttaggaTAACAGTCTTGCATGGCATGGCTTGGTCAAAAGAATTACTTATAAAAATGCTAGgttataatttcttgaatatattaggcCTAGATAGATTTTATCCCAATtagttacacattttaatttaggatttaattaaatattgaacgtaaaagaacttatttaatacttatatccaattaatttaaataaatcttaaaaacattaCTTATCAATAAgataaattattccttggcttaaattaaatttaggaatattttcttattattaattttatctcAATTCTTCAACTCCAgcccggcctcgcgtatttatctgaaaaataaaaactaaactcctgttattaaaataaataatcatgacttaacaaattttaaagatGACTTAAactcttcatatatatatagaatccttttttaatttaaataatagcaattatgcatggcttatacgtaatttgatttttttcgggttctacatgtTACTTCCTTGTTTCCTCAGACTTTAAAGTtttaacatatatttttttaagcatTTATACTGCAATACAATTTGTTAGTTAATGAAaatttttgagattttatttatGTCTAGTGTTTggattatttaatttgatttaatacttaaattaaaattattttgtctaATGAAATAATTTGGAAATATTATAGTTAAGCCGGTATCAATCTCTTAAATATTATTTCTCTAAAAAGTGAGGCTGGTAATATGTAGTGTTCAAAATAGGTGTTTCAATCATTTGGTCCATTACTCGACAGTTACAAGCTCATGGAGGTAAGCGAtttcacaatttcttgaacGAATTATGGCTGTaatgtttgaagtttattttCTGTTGTGTCGGGAAATAAAAACACGGATATCCTATGTGTCGGTCAGTTATTGTCAAGGATATCAAAacacggaaaaaaaaaaaattccaaaagaAATCTTAATGTTTTATAAAAATGGAAAATAAAAAAGATCACTATGGAGAACCctattatgtatatgtatctctCAATGTATATTTATGTAAACATGGTTAACATGAATAAGTTGGAAATAGAGAGGTGTATATTAATTTACACAAGTTTGTTGTCATTTTGGTTAGTTGTCCCGTGTGTTTCACGCTCTATTGTTTGACCGACAGGTCCCCTTgttaatctatatatatatatatatatatgcatgaaataAACCAACACCACATACAAAGAGTAATCGGAGCAATGGATATTGTACGGTCCCTTGCAGTTACTCCATTTCTCGTTCTTTCTCTTATCTGCTGTTTGTTAACAACGTATGCCTTAGAATCGCATTTCGGTCGCAGTAGCTTTCCTTCTGATTTCACTTTCGGAGCTGCGTCGGCTGCCTATCAGGTAGTACTACAACTCAttcaccaaaaatatatattttcgaaCACTTTGGGAgttgcatttattattattattattattattattattattattatcatgtgAGAAGGTCTCGCATATATagatatgtgagacgggtcgacTATTCTGTACATGTAATGAAAAGTTATActgttaacataaaaagtaatatttttcatgagttgAGTCTAACTGAAGacacgtctcacaaaattggtATGAGACAATATCAGAAGAGTTATAATTGTGATgttgaaataataatatattttttaagacTCAATTGAAATGGGAGAAAGAGCTTACACAATGATTTGGACggaatgatttgaaattcaaaaaaattaactATATGGATATtttattatggtttgatattttTGAGTTCCATAAGTTTGAAATTAATTTCTCCTTCTGTTTTTGGTTTAATATGatgatttcaatatttttttttatataaatagaGCTACTTGAAATCTATTTTGTcgaatattcaaaatattattataaataagaaTCGAATAACAAAGGAATATGATTTGAAGAGGTGTGTATTTTGGGAAAGACAAAAAAAATACTCAAACAATGGTTAATGCGTTGTTAGTTTTTCCAAGATAATTTGTTTTATATTATACAAgttaatgaattatattaatacCACCttgataatatataatatacttAGTCTGATAATTATTAACAAGTGCATTTGTGTGTATACATacataatttaataatatatatatatatatatatattaacaaaTTTCTAATTGTTGGGTAAATTCATTATTGTTAGTACGAAGGTGCTGCGTTTGAAGATGGTAAAGGACCAAGCATATGGGATAACTTCACCCACCAATATCCAGGTCTCTATATTGCACTTTAAAAATTGTATTATTCCTCATTTATGTCACATATTTGTgtctttgaaattttattttaaatcactcaaaatatatattaaaaaaaagagagtaggtctcttgtgagactgtctcacgaatctttatatgtgagacgagtcaaccctaccgatattcacaataaaaagtaatattcttagcataaaaaataatattttttcatggatgactcaaataagagatctgtctcacaaaatacgatccgtgagactgtctcacacaaatttttgtcaaaaaaattaaaaaacgtACGACAAATATAACTCATGATATAAAAAACTATTTATTAAAAACCatctttaaatttaatataatcTATAAAAACAAATGtacacaaaataatttaatactTAAGTAAATATCGCGTTCTAAAGATCACCGATTATTTTCAAGGTTGAGATCGTAGCATACTTTTGATAAACTAAAAATACTCAtttttaaattacaaaaatattatatttatatttaattaaaaatatcataagaaactattttattaaatttgtgTATCTATAACTACCATATcgtattaaaatatattttttttatctttttatataattttgttttttttactttatcatatcatcaataacataaaaactaatttttaaattttaatatattctaTTAGATTTTATGTGAGATTTTTCACACAAAATATTACTAATATATATCCTCCCATCGCGTGTCAAGGATCACCAAACTAGTATTATACAAGTTGTCGATATACAATAAGTTCacttataatattaattttttttagtgaatAACAATAATTGTCGGTGGTAATTTTCTATCTACCAAATTGTGTATgagttttattttgttatggttttcctttttcttaaataaaattaatattcgtaaaactttcctttcttttataagtaaaaaaaattacataaaaaagggaaaaattgtttaattaaatgtattttaatagttttatttttaactgataatttactttttgttattaaatattttgtaaagtcttgtttaaatttttaatctatttattattattattttcaatttgaatTTGCGACAAGAGAATCCAAGGAAATCTTATCCTGTTCAATTATTTGCCTTGTCTCATTAATAATTGATGAAGTGCAAGAAAACAGAAATAGTCTCTTGTATTGTTTATTTGAGATGGCCTCACATATCGCCCGAACAGAATAatttttacattttaaaaaaaactattttggttgtttatattaaataataattgcaATATTTCATCTCATATCTTTAAGATACAAAACtataaattgatatttgttatcactttcatttattttattttatttctcatAATAATACTGATGTAACGTGAAAAATTAAATGTGTGGCACATGGAATTTCGGAATCTTACGTCATGTCatcttttttataataaaaaattaaaatcaaggTTTTTAGAACTAAAAGTGAAAGACAAAATAGTTACAagaccatatttttattattttccctAAAAATATATATCGATATTACAAATAAAGTAATAGGCAtcgaattattatttaaatgtcAAATatctgttgaaaaatatatttggaTGATGATGGAGAGTCCGGCACTCTACGTTAGGTCGTGGCTGAAACATGTAGAAATCTATGGTttattttttcagaaaattgtccGTACTAGCTTGATTTTATGTTATCGTATAGCTTCCAAGTAATTttgaaaatgactaattaaaattaatatcccAGAATTAAGAGTCGTGACTTCCCTAAATTCACAgtttatgttatataatataCCGGATTATTATGTAAtaactagttttttttttaaaataaaaaacacacCCCTACacaaatatgattttaaaagagAGATTAcactttaaataaaattttaatataaactaGCAAATCTTAGCGCGCATTGGATGCACATAAATTAAATTGTAATATagaacatattttttaaaaaaataatgatgttagaatattttttactccaaagattttttttatttctttttcttttaagaaattaaaatattgtaGAGAATGAGTAATTTGAGgaaaaaattttgttatgtcAATATCAAGAGACAACAACCAGTAGAAATAATGTCTCATAACTTTAATATcaatagaaacaaaaaaaaaaaaagtctttctcaaaaaaaaattatagggAATGTGGGATTTTGAGAAGATATCGTCATGTGACCGACAGCTGATGTCACATCAATAATTTATGATATCATGTCAATATTcacgttaaataaaaataaaaaaaatcaaattaattaagacCAAACTTTGATCACATAAAGAATCAAAAACACAACGTACAATCTACTTTTTAGCTTTCAGAATGGTTATTTTGAACTTGGGGCTTCAAAGTTATTGATTAACTTTTAAATTTTGCAGAAAAAATTTTGGATGGAAGCAATGGAGATGTTGCAGTAGATTTTTACAATCGGTATAAGGTTGGTTTGTTTAAagcattttatatttatatttatatttatctttTGTGTAActctatataatatatatatgatattttgatgCAACTATGAAATATCATAAACAAAATCCCTTCAGTGTTAATATTTTGcaacttgattttttttaaaaaaaaatataagagataattttttgtaaatgtcctaaaaatattttggttaattttttttaaaaaataaaataaaataattcattttaaatttcTCAAAAACTTGCACAATTTAATATTGATTAAAGTAAATTCCATACGGATTATATTATTCAGCACCCCATCatctaataattattattttgaaaatatacatatgaaacaaataataatcaaaatttattatcatataatcataaagtaatatatatatatatatatatatagacagaCGTAGTATTTCAGTTCGCAtgttaatttaaatttataatattgttCTCTAATGGAAGACATAACATGCAGGATGATGCGAAATTGGTAAAAATCACAGGGCTCAATGCTTTTAGAATGTCTATTTCCTGGCCTCGAATATTACCAAGTAACGAATATTCATATTCTCtcgttatttaattttttttaattaacatattaattgCTAATCTATGAATTTTAATATATCTCAGATGGAAAGCTAAGCGGAGGAATAAACAAGGAAGGAATTGCCTTTTATAATAATGTCTTCAATGAGCTCCTCGCAAAtggtaattaaaatattagcattttataaaaaatttacaattaTTTCACTAATTATTATATGATAATGTTGAAGTGAATTAAATTAAAGGTATTACTCCATTTGTCACACTGTTCCATTGGGATCTTCCTCAACCTCTAGAAGACGAATATAATGGCTTCTTAAGTCGCCAAATAATGTAAGCACACATCTTCGCAAATGCCTAAATATATTAGATATTGCACTCACactcatacacacacacacacacacatatatataaaagaaaaaacTCATACATGATAAGTGGCGATATGTAGGAAATTTTCGttgtgtttgtttgttttttttttggggtcACATATTTTGTCAAAATTAGATTTTAATCatgtatttttcaattttattgttGATGTGACACTGAACAAATGTCACATCAGCATGAAATCGACGTCACAttagaaaaattataaaaaaaagatAGCATAtgtatgaaaaaaataaatatacgggaacaaaattacatttcttacaagaataataaaaaaaatcattgagATGTACCCTACTATTCCGGATAGCAAAAAAGATTGTTAATTAATGTTCAAGTTGTATGTGCAATGTGGTGGTGCAGAGATGATTACAGGGACTTTGTTGGTGTTTGCTTCAAGGAGTTTGGTGATCGTGTAAAGCATTGGATCACTATAAATGAGCCATATGTCTTCATCGAAGGCGGTTACGACGGCGGCGCCGTCGGAATCCTCGCGCCAGGGAGGTGCTCCGACCGGGCCAATTGTGCCCAAGGAAATTCGGCCACCGAACCTTATATTGCGGGCCACAATATACTCCTTTCCCATGCTGCTGCTGTCAAATTATACAGGGAGAAATTCCAGGTCAATATTCATGTTCTATTTAAACATATCATCTATGTTGCTtagataaaattatttaaaatcgtAAATTATTTTGTATCTAATTAAAATAGTTTGCTATTATAATGTCCCTTGTCCAGTTGTTCGAAATAGATACAAATTcatcaagaatatacaaattatcCGTTCTGATTTTAAAATATACTCacgattttatattaaaaatttgaaTGTAATAATGATTTAAATTGAAACGAATCAAATATCTCTATCATAACCTTGTTTTACACATTTTTTTGAATAGAGTGGAAACTCGCAACCGTCATTTTTCAGTGTGCATTGGGTAAACCTCCGAACTAATTCAATATATTACAAACTACGTTAGTTGAACAACTTACACTGCTCAAGTCATGTTTGATACATCCAAGAAGGTGTTAATATGGAGAATCAAACTTTTTATAATTGATCAGATGCTACTCTACTTACTCGGATACACTTGAAgctttttacaatttttttttttcatttttatgacgcATAGAATACCTACATCTTTCACCTAAATTCAAGAGATTTCCTAAAAATTTCGCTGGTAATTAATGTTTTAAAATGAAACTAGTTAGTTAGATGTTGTTTGACTTGAATAGATTCAAAAAATTTGtataaaaatttcgaattttctaCCGAAATTATTAACAATTTTATGGAAATGTTATTGAATTTAGGGAAAGATTATATAAATTATGGCTAATTTGTGGGGCAGGCAACTCAAAAGGGTGTGATTGGGATAACTCTAGTCTCTCAATGGATGGTTCCATTTTCCCAGAGTGACCTCAATATTAGAGCTGCCAGACGAGCCCTTGAGTTTGCATTGGGATGGTAAGTTGTTGCGTGTTTAtacagttttttttattttttgaattttttttaatcattttttaattagtgtgatttatattaaaataagagtgacatccactactcgttttactttaaaatatgcTAGAAAATTTTTTCCCCACCATCTCAGCCGAAATATcattatacatacatatatacaaatcttttgcaccatttaaaataaatcaacctatctaatatttaaaaattcaaaagaacgtgattcaaaacatgaaatcgtaaatcgtcaCAAATTAATCTAAAATTatacaattttcgaaaatacctaTTAAATACATAatctattaaataattaaaattaattatttaataagattGTTTTTTAAACTGTCCACGGTCCTCGTTCCACGTTCGAACATCGATTGCTTTTAAAAAGTCCTATTTTATGCATTCCAGTaatatattcaaataaaaatgaaatcatgatttaaacatgcatttaatgaaattaaaataaataagaaatttgAAAACTTACATGCATGTGATTCATgtaaaccttcaaatttttgagaTGTTACGAATACCACACTTGTAAAATTTGATAAGGGACATTTTGGCTTATATGTGAACTTGGCCATACCAATGTGGCCAATTGTTTGTCTCATAAGTCACAGGGGGTGAGAATTCGATTAAAACAAAACTGAACTACTTGAACCAAAATTAAAGGAATTTTTTTGTCAGCAGATACTACTAAAACAGAACAAACCTAACTTTTAGAAACTTTGTTTTAGAAAATCAATTTCCAattaaaaattgtaattttaaatgttattttataaaagttTGACACGTTCGATTTAACCAAAATTTTACACTAAAAACCAAATTAATCGAACATTGCATATGTATTGCAAAATTCGATATTTTCATTTTACAAAAAGTTAAACGTACATACTATACCAGTAAACATTGCATCTGATACGTGCTTGCAAgtacataaattttatattttaaatgtaatttCAAGTATATAGTGAAGTATGATAGTGTTGAAGTAATTTTTTTCTCATCAAATgttacattttaaattttatcccataatattttaatttttataaaaataaggGTGTTATATATGAAGATAGGTACTTTGGGCAGAGCCAAATAGTACCTAATTACTTTGATGTTTCACAagcttaataatatagtatgtgTGTGGATCGATCTCTAATCTCTAAACttaagttgttttttttttcttaaaaaaaaggtTTGGTGATCCTTTAGTTCATGGAGAGTATCCAAAAATCATGCAATCTATAGTTGGGAATCGACTCCCGAAATTCAGCAAGGAGGAGAGTGAATTGGTGAAAGGATCCTTCGATTTTTTGGGACTAAACTACTACACAGCCATTTATGTTGCTCATCTTTCATCTCCAAATACTGTCAATCTTAGCAGTTCAACCGATAGTATGGTTCAATTTTCAAGTAAGTATATATTTTActagaataatttttttttttttatgaaactcTATTATTTTCATTTGAAGGAAATTATGAATTGAAAAATTTAAGGGAAATTAGAAAAATCAGTCATCTAAGTAGAACTGTTAGAATCGACTAGCGATGTGGGCTAGCCCGCAAAATTGCATTATACATGGTCGGAAATTTCCAATTCAGCCACCTATTTAATGTGGTGGTCTGGGCCTATCCGATTTCGACATATCTAACTGTCAGATTATGCGGGGCAACTTGCCCATCTATTTTATGTAGCAGGACACGTCGGCTTCCTGTTTTGACGGATCTACCTCTAACTTAGTCTATATAAGTTTTTTGTCATTTGACTGGTCAAAATTTGGTCCATCCCGTTGCTATTTTATGATATGACTGACTAAATTTGGGAGACAGCTTTTATCAGTAATTTCGATTTTTCGTTTCTTCATTGTTGtttattattcaaaattttgttgaacaaatacaagtattttatttaaaaataaaaaatgggaATAGTCTGCGAGGAATTAGTAGTACCAGtcccaattaattaatacttaggcacttttgaatttaatttcGTTTACTTATAAAGCTCCTAATATTTACTTGTGTATTGTTGTTTATTGAATATTTTGCAGCTGAAAAAAATGGCGTACCAATTGGCGAACCGGtatgttataaaaataaaactcaCAAATTGCAAAAGCATTCTTATGTTTTTTGAAATTAGCTTAAATTACCatgtaaaaaaattttatggatTCAAATCCTCCTTTTTTTCCCCCTATTTATAGCTCTAAAACCCAATTTCTTGTTAAATTCGTCGATTAAATCCATATACAGAAAATCAATAAGCTAAAGCCCTTGTATTATAACACTGGTAGCTAAAACTCCTTTCAATAAAGTTTTTTATgataacatttttttttcattaacCGCGCaagaaaaaatatcaaaaaataaaGTTCTTGAAGTCGaaagtaatattttaatttataaaatttaaaaccaTAATGCTCGTTCTTCCTGGTTTTATATTACATCGATTTAAGAATTTTCATTActgattttgattaattaattaaatgaaattcGTCCATCCATCGAAATACAACATTAGCTGTTCCCAAATCAAATTTCCTTACTCCGCCTTTATCCATATTCTTACAACtagttgttatgattttcagaccGGAGTAAACGCCTTCTTTTCCTATCCGAAAGGCTTCTACGAAATCCTCTTGTATGTCAAGAAGAAATACAACAATCCGACCACCTATATCACTGAAAATGGTATGGGATAAAAccttttacttttaaaataatttgttcTTGTGTGCATGCATCATTTTCTAATTGGTTTATTCCTTTGGTTATAATCAGGTTATGGTTCACAAAACAATGGTACATTAAAAGATGGTATTAATGATCCGCAGAGAGTTGAGTTTTTCAGACGCCATCTTGATGCCCTTAGACGAGCAATGGAGTAAGCTTTATTTCTTTTAGCAAACAATTTTGGACATGTGATTTGATCATTTACATTCCTATTGTTTGGGGATCGTGGTTCCTCTGCCATAGTTTTTATGACACGAGGACGGAAATAATGAACTCGATCGACATTGTTATTACATGAAAAGTGAAATATGAATTGTGAACAATATCGGTTGAACCAAACATAACATCATCCCATTGCAACTTGCAGCGACGGTGTGAAAGTCAAAGGTTTCTTTCTATGGTCGTTTCTGGATAATTTCGAGTGGGCGTCGGGTTACACCATTCGGTTCGGGATTTACTATGTGGACTACAAGAATGGGCTCAAAAGAATTCCCAAGTTGTCGGCTGTTTGGTTCAAGAAATTCCTTCAAAAGACTTAGGAGGCCTTCACCAGCACCTCCCACCTTTCGTTATTGAATAAATCAGCCCAATCTGTTTGAAGGCGCAGTTCAGGttattgaaataataaatatctTATTATGTAGTTGTTATTGAATAAATCAGCCCAATCTGAATTGCCGAGAATCATTGCAGATCCGATTATTATCCttgaaaaaacaaaatttgagtCAATTGTAGTAATTGGATCAAAGTCTCGGGGTAACAAGAACCCGATCCCCCTCCTCTGACCTGATTCTTGAACTGGTTCTCCGAACTGGTCAGCATCTGGTCTTTGAACAGGTCTAGT
This sequence is a window from Primulina tabacum isolate GXHZ01 chromosome 17, ASM2559414v2, whole genome shotgun sequence. Protein-coding genes within it:
- the LOC142530951 gene encoding beta-glucosidase 13-like, producing MDIVRSLAVTPFLVLSLICCLLTTYALESHFGRSSFPSDFTFGAASAAYQYEGAAFEDGKGPSIWDNFTHQYPEKILDGSNGDVAVDFYNRYKDDAKLVKITGLNAFRMSISWPRILPNGKLSGGINKEGIAFYNNVFNELLANGITPFVTLFHWDLPQPLEDEYNGFLSRQIIDDYRDFVGVCFKEFGDRVKHWITINEPYVFIEGGYDGGAVGILAPGRCSDRANCAQGNSATEPYIAGHNILLSHAAAVKLYREKFQATQKGVIGITLVSQWMVPFSQSDLNIRAARRALEFALGWFGDPLVHGEYPKIMQSIVGNRLPKFSKEESELVKGSFDFLGLNYYTAIYVAHLSSPNTVNLSSSTDSMVQFSTEKNGVPIGEPTGVNAFFSYPKGFYEILLYVKKKYNNPTTYITENGYGSQNNGTLKDGINDPQRVEFFRRHLDALRRAMDDGVKVKGFFLWSFLDNFEWASGYTIRFGIYYVDYKNGLKRIPKLSAVWFKKFLQKT